The nucleotide sequence CAGGTAAATATTTAGAGATGGGGTCTGATAATTTCATATTGCCTTGTAGTACTTGATCTGATAACATAATGGTAGTAAACGTTTTTGATATCGAACCGATTTCAAATACCGAATTCTCATTAACATCAGTACCATTGGTTAGTGCAGTTTTACCATAACTAAAATATTCAATAGCATCACCATTGATATACCCGACTACAATACCTACATTTTTATCGGTATCAACTCTGGCTTTTACGAATTCTTTTATTGAGGAAGGTATTTTATGTTGTTGAGCTTTAACTACAACACTCATACATAATAAAACGAGTAATAGAGTAATTTTTTTCATAATGACGTTGATTTAGATAAGATTACAAAAATTATAGTATGCATACAATTTTTTGTAGTAATGATTATTAGCAAACATTAATATGACGTTTGTTTGCTAATAGTGTTACATTATTAGATATGCTTATTTAAAATGCCGCTTAAAAAACTCTTGTTCTCTTAAATATTTAAAGAGCATTATCTATAATATCCTGTACTACTTCTGGGTTTAATAGTGTACTAATATCTCCCAATCTTGAAGTGTCTTTAGCAGCAACTTTACGTAAAATACGTCTCATAATTTTACCCGATCGGGTTTTTGGCAAGCCATTAGTAAATTGAATTTTATCCAATTTTGCAATAGGTCCGATATGTTCTGTAATGATCTGATTGATCTCTTTACGTAAATTATCACGATCTCGATCTGCTCCAGTTTCTTTTAGAGTTACATAACCATACAGTGCATTACCTTTAATATTATGAGGGAATCCAACAATAGCCGATTCGGCAACAGCAGGGTGCTCATTAACCGCATCTTCTATTGGTGCGGTCCCTAAATTATGTCCAGAAACGATAATTACATCGTCTACACGTCCTGTAATACGATAATACCCTACCTCATCGCGTAATGCACCGTCACCAGTAAAATAACTGTTTTCGTAAGCCGAGAAATAAGTGTCTTTATAACGTTGGTGATTGCCCCAAATAGTTCGTGCCATAGATGGCCAAGGGAATTTGATACACAAACGTCCGTCTACCTGGTTACCGTTTACTTCATGACCTTGCTCATTCATTAAAGCGGGTTGAATCCCCGGAAATGGTAAGGTTGCATAGGTTGGTTTTGTAGGGGTTACTCCCGGGATAGGAGAAATCATAATGCCTCCTGTTTCGGTCTGCCACCACGAATCGATAATTGGGCATTTTTTCTTTCCGATATTATCGTTATACCAGTGCCACGCTTCTTCATTTATAGGTTCTCCAACTGAACCTAGTATTTTTAAAGAGGATAGGTCATGACGATTAACCAGATCTAAAGATTCTTTAGCTAAAGCACGAATAGCTGTGGGAGCTGTATAAAATTGATTGATGTTATGTTTTTCTACAATCTCCCAAAAGCGCCCAAAATCGGGATAGCTTGGTACGCCTTCAAACATTACCGTAGTTGCTCCATTAGCCAATGGACCATAAACAATATAACTATGCCCAGTAATCCACCCAATATCTGCTGTACACCAATACACATCATCTTCATTATATTGAAACGCATTTTTAAAAGAAAACGCTGAATACACCATATATCCTGCTGTGGTATGTAGCATCCCTTTTGGCATTCCTGTTGATCCCGATGTGTATAAAATAAATAATGGGTCTTCGGCTTCCATTATTTCGGGAGCACATTCTTTAGAGGCTGCATCTAATAAAGGCTGCAACCATTTATCACGAGAGCTATTCATATTAATAGTACTCTCTATTCGTTTTACGACTAGAACAGTATCTACGCAAGGGCAAGTTTCTAAAGCTTCATCAACAATGCCTTTTAAATCGATAGTTTTTGCACCTCGGTAAGCGCCATCTGATGTGATTACTAATTTACAATCACTATCATTAATACGAGTCGCCAATGCTGTTGCTGAGAAGCCAGCAAATACTACAGAATGGATTGCTCCTATTCGTGCACAGGCTAGTAACGAAATGGCTAATTCAGGGATCATAGGTAAGTACACACATACACGATCTCCCTTTTGAATGCCTTGTGCTTTTAATACATTGGCAAATTGATTAACACGCTCATATAATTCTGAATAAGTAATATGTTGTGCAGCTTCGTCTGGATGATTAGGTTCAAATAAAATGGCTGTCTTATCGCCCCTTGCCTCTAAGTGTCTATCGATACAATTTTCTGTAATATTTAGTTGAGCACCATCAAACCACTTTACTTCAGGTTTTGTAAAATCCCAACTTAATACATTATCCCATTTTTTACTCCATACAAAATTCTCTTCTGCTATAGCCGCCCAAAACGTTTCTGGATTATCTACAGAATCTTTATATGCTGTTTGAT is from Flavobacteriaceae bacterium and encodes:
- the acs gene encoding acetate--CoA ligase, which codes for MSHYHITNFEDYQTAYKDSVDNPETFWAAIAEENFVWSKKWDNVLSWDFTKPEVKWFDGAQLNITENCIDRHLEARGDKTAILFEPNHPDEAAQHITYSELYERVNQFANVLKAQGIQKGDRVCVYLPMIPELAISLLACARIGAIHSVVFAGFSATALATRINDSDCKLVITSDGAYRGAKTIDLKGIVDEALETCPCVDTVLVVKRIESTINMNSSRDKWLQPLLDAASKECAPEIMEAEDPLFILYTSGSTGMPKGMLHTTAGYMVYSAFSFKNAFQYNEDDVYWCTADIGWITGHSYIVYGPLANGATTVMFEGVPSYPDFGRFWEIVEKHNINQFYTAPTAIRALAKESLDLVNRHDLSSLKILGSVGEPINEEAWHWYNDNIGKKKCPIIDSWWQTETGGIMISPIPGVTPTKPTYATLPFPGIQPALMNEQGHEVNGNQVDGRLCIKFPWPSMARTIWGNHQRYKDTYFSAYENSYFTGDGALRDEVGYYRITGRVDDVIIVSGHNLGTAPIEDAVNEHPAVAESAIVGFPHNIKGNALYGYVTLKETGADRDRDNLRKEINQIITEHIGPIAKLDKIQFTNGLPKTRSGKIMRRILRKVAAKDTSRLGDISTLLNPEVVQDIIDNAL